A region of the Hydra vulgaris chromosome 12, alternate assembly HydraT2T_AEP genome:
TAGACAATGAGTAAGCGTAAAGTTACACCAgagataattttatatattgtttcgTAAATAGTGTATCAAAGTGAACTCTATCAAAGGCTTTACTAATGTCAATAAATGCCACATGCATATGTGAtaggtaaaaatttaaaatatcttttaaaataagaactGGCATAAAAGTGCTATGGTTTTTCTTAAATACAAATTGGTTGGGAGTCCCAGTGAAACTTTCATTAATGCGTGAGACAAAAATATGTTCCAAAAtcttggaatatatatatatatatatatatatatctatctctctatatatatatatatatatatatatatatatatatatatatatatatatatatatatatatatgtaaacaactTTGTTAACATGAACGATTTTGATTTGGTTTGCAAAAAGACTAAAGACAAGTTGATAGAAAAGGATACAAAGACTTACTAATTACAGGGGATTTTAATTTCCAATCAATTGTATGGTCAAATGGATACatcacaaacaataaaaatgaaaatagcaTCGAACATAAATTTAGTGAAACTCTTAGCAAAACATTTCTGTATCAGCATTTAAATgttccaactttttaaatatcaaataattctGCTACTAACACTCTTTATCTAATCTTCACAACTCAGCTGGGAAGCATTTGTACCATTGATCCAAGATCTGTCTTCGGTAATATAAATAAAGGTCATATGGTCATCTTTATCGATTTCATTATTGAAAATAGGGTTAATAACTTATCGCACAGCTACTTAAAgttcaattacaaaaaaactgaCACCAATAGAATCTCTGACTTTATTAGAAATGTTGATTGGGTAATGCTATTTGAAACTTTATCTGTTCAGAAAATGTATGACAAATTAATTCACTTTTCAAATGTAGCATGTAATCAATTCATTCCAGTGCTTGATGTATctcaagtaaaaaaacaaattgctcCAAGGATAAAAAATGATcttaaaactataattaaaaaaaaaacataatcttAGATACCTGAACTGTGCTTGTAAATAGAAAGATCTTACTATGTGTAAAGAGTACAAACTGACTTGcaagttagttaaaaaagaaattaaaatagctCTTCTTgcatatgaaaatgttttagttaaaagatCAAGATCGAATCCCAAACTTCtgtataaatacataaacaGCCAATAAGTAGTCAAAAAACCAATCAGAGCCTTAAAAACAGCAAATGGTGATCTAACTTAAGAACCTAGAGAGTTAGCTTATCTACTCAATAAATGTTTCCAAGATGTTTTCGTAAATGAAAAAGGAGAGGAACATCCACACTTCACAgttgaatttaatgaaaatcacTTAAAGTTTATTGATCTAGATCCAAATTGGTATCAGCTATAAAATGatattagataaattaaaaaaccttaatcAAAATAAAGCATGTGGTCCAGGGGCATTTTTAACTAATAGTCAGCTTCCAGTTCAATTTAAATCAGCAAACGTGATGCCACTATAAAAAAGGTGATAAGACTCTTCCCAGCAATTATGGTCCAGTTTCATTGACTTCTGTTCAATGTAAAATTATGGAAAGTACAGTTACTAAAATGGAAGAGTACCTCTATGAAAATTGTTCAAGGTGAAATTATTTCTGACTGGGTTAAGATTTTTAGTGGTGTACAACATGGTTATGTAATTGCAgcacttttatttgttttatacattAATGTAACCAAACtatatgctgatgatacaaaaGTGCTTTCTCAATTATCCTCAGAGCTACTAATCTTCAAAATGATCTAGATATTATCTACAAATGgtctcaaacttttttttatttaacatatcaAAATGTGTAGTTGTGCATTATGGCCACAATAACAAAaaccatttatataatttaaacactATTCAATTAACGGAGTCAGAAACAGAAAGAAATCTTGGAGTGCTTTTCAATACAAATCTAAAATGGAAATGAAGACTTTATTAAAGtgtacttttttaaagtttgttttagtttttcagcTAGTACaatatttcaagtttttcagCTAGTAGAAtacacatttttcaaatttgtggctaaaaagtctttataaccacaaatttaaaaaatatatataatttaaaaacatttgcactTAGGATTTCAACTAAAACGtcataatatataatttcttttatataataaaaataaacattcataaattctttaataatattataaataagtataagaaaATTAATTCATGCTAAATTAGGCTTGTGGTAAACATTTTGCGCtactaaatcaaaaataaattgggAAACAAGTAAAATCAGAAACGAATTTTTAAAACCCAAtgcttttttatgttattaaaacacaactcttataataaattttttctgatattactattttattttgttaacctTCGGCTGTATGCCTttttggggcccggggctatttaaAAGTAGGAGGCCCCGTTTCACTAACAACGACAAAAATGAGTAAGACTTTCTTGAAAACGCTATcactgatatttatttattaacaaattttatatttattttattgaattaagttaagtgatttttttctgcttttcttCCCCGCAAACTCTGCAATCACATCGCTGAAATCCAAAGTTTCTAATAATTTTGACTCAATAGTTAATCTTGCTATATTACTTAAACGACTAGGGACCATTGTTGATCGGTGCAtgttcttaacttttttaagagtAGAGAATGATCTCTCAGCCTCGCAATTTGTTATGGGAATAGTTAGAAACAAGTGATATGCTACATAAACATTTGGAAATACATCAATAATATCGGTTTCAACAATCCAATTTAAAACATGCAGAGGACTCAATGTGTTTTCAGTCTcagatttatcttttttatgcgAAAAAAAAACCCGGAGGCTGCAACTTTAATAATGTTACAAATTGTtctatttcaaatataaaactatCTTCTAAATCATTTGAGTACACTTCTACAATTTTTTTCGCGCTAACTTGCAATTCCATGGTACTAATAGTTAACAGCTTCGATAGAAATCCAAATAACTTATTTACGTGGTTGTAACCATCACTTCTTATAGTTAATTGTGTCACAAGCTTGTCAGTAATGACAAAAAATGTATTCACTCGAAACTTGTCGATTACACTTAAAGAATCAACTTGGTTTTCTACGTtgctcaattttttaattacctttCTTTTGTTCTTATCCGAATAGTCTTTTTCAATAAAcgagctaaatttttttgattcattCTCAAATCTCGTAAAGTCGTTTCGTAAGTTTTTTACAAAGTCAATTAGTGAAAGTAACATACTGCTTGCTGTATGCAAATCTAATtcaactttttgaagaaatttgcTAACTGCATTAAACCTTTTAAGAATGTGATGCCAAAGTACAGCCATGAATGCAAACTCTAGCTTAATGATCTTATTTATCAGATTATCAGATTTTTCTTCTGTATCCTCAGTTATATGACATAGCGCTGCATGAATCCTATCAAAATTTTCTACTAAACTATTTGAAGCATCTGACCTACATGACCATCGTGTATCTGATAGGCGTTTGAGTGTAACATGATTTCCTTTCAATAAATCCCATCTATGTGTTGAAGCTACAAAAAATGAATACAAACTCTGGAGAACGCCAAAATAGTTGATAGAATTGATGCACTCACTGACATTACACTGCCctactaaatttaaagaatgtCCAGCGCAGGGGATATAAAAAGCTAATTCACTCCGCTCTTTTAAATGTGCTTGTAATCCAGAATATTTACCAGACATATTGCTTGCATTATGGTATGCCTGTCCCCGATAATTGGTTATATCAATATCATATCTTTCCAGTAGATCTAAAATGTCAGTAATCAAAGATTTACCGTCGTGGATTTTAATttgtagaaaacaaaaaaatcgttCATATACGTGGTCATTTAGATAATAACGAAATATCACAGAAAGTTGATCCACGTGAGAAATATCAGGAGTCGAATCTACGACAATTCCCcagtattttgctttttttatttcggTAATAATGTGCGTTAAAACCTTTTGAGACATAATATCAATTAGCtctttacaaatagttttagaCAAATAATTTACATTACCTTTGCCTTTATTTGCAAAAGTGTCAATGTGTTGCTtctttcaatcttttttttgcttattttcagttttaaagtAACATGGTTTTGGAAATGATAATATTGCAgcagcaatttttttcttttcttcgaGTGCAACACCATCATCCAGCAAGGCTAAAGGAATCAGAGTTGAGTCAAGATACCTTGtatgtttaaataaagaattcaaCACAGCATCAACAGCAAATGGTTCTGCACATACAGCTTTATACTGATGCATTTGATGAATAGCAGTTACATCCATAAAAGGTGCTTTGATGGTATCATTTGATTGCAGGTACCACTTTGCATAAAAACAAGCTATAAATTCAGTTATTACCTTAATATGTTctctatttttttgaataaaatcaatttGAGTTGAAagaatttgcatttttaaatgatatatagATTTCCCAAGAAATCTTGCATGATGAACCGCTCCATTTTTTCGAATTTTAATGATAGAAGGAGAAAGATAGCTGTCCACTAGCTCTGCAAGTCTTTTTCTATTTTCCCTTACAATATTATTTCTCAATAAGTAAGATCTACAATACTCAAGAGATTTTCTAGCAGCTTTTTCAACAACAGTTCCCTTAATTTCTTCCCAACCAAATTTTACTAACATAGATGAGTTGTACTCAAAATTAGGCTGCTCAAACaggtttttgaaatgtttaaacaaaGGGTTAACGGGGGCCgtagttttttcatttgttataGCCTCACAAAAGTGTGTGATTCTCAGCTCAGAAACATGTCTGCAAGCTAAAAGaattagatatttatttaactcaGTAGTTATTCTTATTATAGATCCTTTATGCATTCCTGTATTGCTTGATGTGTTATCAAAACAATGTAATCCAATCTTTAATTCATGATTGTACTCTTTTAGGACTTTCATTACACCATTGTACTGATCTTATCCAGATGAAGAAAGTAATGGCGTAACTCCGAGAAGATGGGACTTGTTATCAATAGTTGCCAGAACAACAAGTCTAtcatgctttaatttttttccattattaatttcaaaaccgTCTTTCCGTCAAAATGTATAATGCATGGGTAGGGAGAAGCTTGGATGCTAAGTTCGACATCTTCTTTAGCAATAACTGCCATTTCATGAGCTGTTTGTTTCATCTTTCTAGATGCTGTtgacattataaaataaaaattaatgtaccCAAAATACAAACCAATGAAAAATTGGAGAAGAGTGAGCAATGAGAGTTTTATACGATGAAGAACACAACTTTCTGTTGTGTTCTTCATCGTATAAAAAATCTAGGTCCTCTTTCCTATCTAGGTCTGATCATTCTTGTCCTTCTTTATCCAGTTTTGTAAGTCAGCTATTCCTGCCCAAAAGATTTTTCCCAGCTCCTTTCTATAGTcttgttgcttttttaattctaaaggCGACCTCctgtgcatttttttttttcaaattcaaatattttttgttcaacttATTCAACTTTTGTATCAAGTTATTATCTGATTGAAAAGGGAATTCAGCTTTAAGCCAGGGACCCTTGATTTTGCTTAGAATACACCTGCAATGTAGTTCAACATATCTTTCGTATTTTCTACCTTTTTTACCGAGCATACAATTATGATTgacttttttgatgttttagaaaGCGTCGACTTATTAAAAGTTATGTGTTGTAAAATATCTAATCCAGTTGGCAGTTGATCAACtaaagttaataacaaaaatattcagGTTGAGTTTGCTCTTGTACAACGTGAAATCTTATAGTCATAAGATTTCAcattataaactataatctTATATCCTAAActagatatttaaaattaaaaaaagctcaaaacaaatttgttacTTGGTATTGCTGGTTTCACTTtctctataataaaattagggatggcaaaaatcccggaaattctcaatcccgggatttcgggattaCAAATTTGTCCCCGGGAAATCCCGGGAAATCCCGGGAttgaatgaaaaacttacaATCATAGAAGATAAAGCCTGCGAAGAACTTTTAATTATCAAACACTATTATATGATTAATTTAACTGATGAAGTAAAgtaatttaaactataaataacaCCTTTAAACGATAACACAAaataacaatgtttaaaaataatataagtatacattaatatataagaGTTATAATTCGTTTTGAAAGCTCCACCTTAAAAAACTCAAAGCGTCCATCATTTCATCGTTTAATCGTGTTCGATTTTTAGAGCATAAAAACCCAGCGGCTGAGAATGCTCGTTCAGACTCTACACTTGTTGGTCGTATAGATAGAATATAGTTATGCACCTTTTGAAGGTGATCACCTCTTGTGCCAccactttcaaataaaaacatttctttttcaatcttAGAAGTTATACTTTCTACCCTTATAGTTGTTGTTCGTATAGCTATCAATCCTTTTTCCATAACTTCGTTTAATTGTTCACTAATTGTTTTGACTTTCTTATCACCTTCGTCGCTTCTTAAAACCTGGTTTAGCTGAACATCACAACTGCTGTCTGCTGCTGATGCTATATCTGCGGGATGAAAACGCTTTATCATGCTTactataatctttttattttgattacttGTATTTGGTACAAAAACATCTGTGATTTTCGTTGATGTAACCTGGCCATTATGAAGATAATAAACTAAGCTACTTAATGGTGTTCTCCTCTCTTTAATTCGGTGACTCAAAGCAGCATACAGTTTATTCCCGATTTcagatttttgttgttttattttggtcAACATAAACTCTAATGCAATGTCAGCTGTAATTAAAGTTGCGTCTCGTCGACAAAGTGCTTCCACAGTGGCTTTAACAGGAGTCAAAAGTGCTACTAAATcagaaacaattttatattcattttcgTCCATCTTAATTGAATCGTCAATTTTAGAATCCAATTCTAAATCTAGAAATGCCTTTTTaacacaatattttaatttgtcaaaTCTTTCAAGCATAAGCAATAAGCTGCTCCATCGGGTTTTACAATCTATAATCAAATGGATGACCTTTCCAAACTCAATTTTTACGtgcttttgtaaataattttcatttttggtTGGGGaccttttaaagatttttacaattttcctGACCTTTGTTATAACAGGTCCAAAAACTTGGTGTTTAATAGTAACCTCAGAggtttcattaaacaaaaatgaattatttgaATCTTGAATACAATCTTCCTCTTCAGAAGCATAGTCATTAATACAATCATTATCTTTTTCTTCATCACTGTGGTTCTCTAAACTTGCAAAGGTAGCGTGCTCATCATCTAAAATTTCATCGATTTCCAAGTAATTGGGgtcatttttataaagaactGATATTACTGCCAGCTGTAGAGCGTGGGCAAAGATAGTTGTTGATCactttctataatttttttcaagtttctttATGACGCTTGCACCATCCGTGGTAATACCAATGATATCGTcctcaagttttattttaaaattgttgagtCTTTCGTTTAGAAGTGAAACGCACTTTTCTGCTGGCATAGATCCTAAAATGCGAATCAAACCTAAATTCCAATAACTTTTCAACTCGTGTACGTTCACATTCATCTATCTGCAGTTTCCAAAAGAAGTCCACTCATCAAGCGTTAAGGAAAACTTGAAGCCTCTTGATATTTGATcaattatttcctttataactAGTTTTTTAACCTGTTCATAGTAGTCTAACACCATTTTTCGAATAGTGTTTCTTGATTTTGGGACATTTTTAAAGCCTCGTGCAACTAACCCAGCTCGTATATCAGAAGAGTTGCAAATTGTATTAAATGATATACCATCTTTTGCTGCCATACGGGCAAATACTTCAGGTAGGCATTCATCTTTTTTCGATGTTGTTGGAAAATAACTTGTGATTttcggttttttatttttcggtTCTAATAATTCTTTTGAAGTTGAAGGTGTCGTGGATAAACTTGATTCCTGcgatgttaatttaattttatgtatggaAAGTAAATGGGTATGAAGACCTTTCGTTGAACCACcagcaatttttaatatttttttgcatgtaatTACTTTGCATAAGGCTGTTTCATCTGCtccttataaaaaatgtttccataTGAGATTTGTGCTGTTGAATTCAGCGTAGTTAGTCATGATATTAGGCTAATTTCtatcttattgaaaaaaaaaagttatattttaagcTATTTATTGACTAATTATCTTTATTCATAATTCAAAATGAACTTATGTGAAAACAATTATACTTcgaattaataaataaagtttatttaatataccttccgtatttgataacttttaatgTCATAGAACTTGTGACAATCACGCCAAcgttaagaatttaaaaaataaaaggaaaacattGCATGGAGAATAAGCAGCTCAACAAATTTTATAGCGAAAAtttagacattttaaataaataaattaagtttaatcaatttttgtttttatttattgtttattacaatcccgaaatcccgggaaAATTTAGAGActaatcccgggatttcgggatcATGAATTTGTCTGtaatcccgggatttcgggatccCGGGATTGCCATCCCTAaataaaatgttgttgtttttttcgtttttatattTCGCTTTTCATTGccactttttaatagttttttacttttatttgcacttaaaactttcattttttgtgACTCTCCTTTGTTTTCGATTAATCTGtccattataatttttaaaactattttaaaagaaatgatatTCACTAATTTCAAAACATGAGATGAAACTTTAATGTTTACTGCAGAATTTTGCAACATACATTAATGTTAATTTACAATTgtcagttttttctttttacaacttttagGCAGGCAGTAAAACTGTTTATTAAGTgagaacaaaagaaaaatgcaaaCAATGTACACAAATCAAATAACAAAAGAaccaataataattaataaaccaAACAATgtgaatataaacaaataaaataactacaaatTATTGCGCATTCTTAATTTAAATGCGCATATTTTCGTTTTTTTGCACAAAATCGTTTTCAATTTAAAGAACTATTAAGAAAAATCACGGATAcgcatcaattttaaaaaaaaagtatagactATTATaagcacattaaaaaaaaaaaaaatttaaaatattaagattTACCTTGTGCTCAAAGCCTTGCGACGTTTCGATGCTTAAGCACAAGGTAAAtctcaatatttttgatttttttttttttgtaatcgtatttttttttatatttgctccAAATTTAGCTTGTTGTGTATTCGCgttttcgaaattttatttttttgaacaccCCTAGTATATAAgttaagaaaacaatttataattttttttaagtaaaaaataaacttaataccaaattaactaaaataattgacttattgcaaaactaattattgaagattgtattgtcatcaagcaagagtatgtatgcaaaatttgaagaaaatctatTATCAGGAAATGACTAAAAATTGatcgaaaacaatttgtaagtattaatggtttcaattCTAGTAATAAATCAGTTTTGTGTAGTGTTCCTCAGGGTTCTGTTCTAGgtcctcttttatttttaatctacgTTAACGACCTAATCAACTATGTTCACTTCTCTTCAGCTCatctgtttgctgatgatacaaatctctTGCACATCAACAAATCGTAtcattctttatgtaaaaatgttaattcgGATCTAAAAGGTATATATCACTGGTTAAATGCTAACCTAATACGTCTCAACACAgaaaaaactgaactaatttttttttttatctccgagaaaaaaatatttctttaaaatgttgaaatcaaaatcaaaattaataataaacagcTATATCCTTcaagagttattaaatatcttggtgtaTTTATTGATTGCATTATTTCATGAAACTTTCATATTAATGAACTCAGGGGCGTCGCTTTAGGGGTAGAAGG
Encoded here:
- the LOC136087915 gene encoding uncharacterized protein LOC136087915 translates to MSQKVLTHIITEIKKAKYWGIVVDSTPDISHVDQLSVIFRYYLNDHVYERFFCFLQIKIHDGKSLITDILDLLERYDIDITNYRGQAYHNASNMSGKYSGLQAHLKERSELAFYIPCAGHSLNLVGQCNVSECINSINYFGVLQSLYSFFVASTHRWDLLKGNHVTLKRLSDTRWSCRSDASNSLVENFDRIHAALCHITEDTEEKSDNLINKIIKLEFAFMAVLWHHILKRFNAVSKFLQKVELDLHTASSMLLSLIDFVKNLRNDFTRFENESKKFSSFIEKDYSDKNKRKVIKKLSNVENQVDSLSVIDKFRVNTFFVITDKLVTQLTIRSDGYNHVNKLFGFLSKLLTISTMELQVSAKKIVEVYSNDLEDSFIFEIEQFVTLLKLQPPGFFFA